One Streptomyces sp. B21-105 genomic region harbors:
- a CDS encoding long-chain-fatty-acid--CoA ligase, with amino-acid sequence MESTRNTGTRPGPGSGTVAELVAARWGDRRPGLWCEDTVLTHHEVAAGAAARAALLTDLLPPDGPPHLGLLLDNTPEFPLWLSAAALAGAAVAGINSTRRGPELARDVLHTECRLLITEHAHLPLLRGLDLPGVRLLITGTPEYDALLAPYADARPDPSRATPADRLLLYFTSGSTGAPKAAICTQGRLAAAGRSLAGQFAVGPDDVHYVCMPMFHGNAVIADWAPALTAGAGVALRRRFSASGFLADVRRHRATYFTYVGRAIQYVLATEPGPDDRDHALRLGFGTEAGAVDAAAFERRFGVRLVEGYGSSEGGAAVQWSPGTPPGAVGRAGEGLVVLDPETCEECPRAVFDAAGRLLNGDAAIGELVNRGPNPFEGYWRNPAAEAERRRKGGAYWTGDLFYRDREGFLYFAGRTDDRLRVDGENLAAAMIENILARYEGADAVAVYAVPDPVTGDQVMAALAGTFDPAGFAGFLLAQPDLGTKMAPRFVRVVERMPVTATNKIHRALLRREGPRCADPVWWRPPGESAYRRLTAGEAEGPLVFTRGPSSVRRQGLEPRTR; translated from the coding sequence ATGGAGTCCACCAGGAACACCGGTACCCGACCCGGGCCCGGATCCGGTACCGTCGCCGAACTCGTGGCCGCCCGCTGGGGCGACCGCCGGCCGGGGCTGTGGTGCGAGGACACCGTCCTCACGCACCACGAGGTCGCCGCCGGCGCCGCCGCCCGGGCGGCCCTGCTGACCGACCTGTTGCCGCCGGACGGCCCGCCGCACCTCGGGCTGCTGCTGGACAACACCCCGGAGTTCCCGCTCTGGCTGTCCGCCGCCGCCCTTGCCGGGGCGGCCGTCGCCGGGATCAACTCCACCCGGCGCGGCCCCGAGCTGGCCCGGGACGTTCTGCACACCGAGTGCCGGCTGCTGATCACCGAGCACGCCCACCTGCCGCTGCTCAGAGGGCTCGACCTGCCCGGCGTCCGCCTGCTGATCACCGGTACGCCGGAGTACGACGCGCTCCTCGCCCCGTACGCGGACGCCCGCCCGGACCCGTCCCGTGCCACGCCCGCCGACCGGCTCCTGCTCTACTTCACCTCCGGCTCGACCGGCGCCCCCAAGGCCGCGATCTGCACCCAGGGCCGACTGGCGGCCGCCGGGCGTTCCCTGGCCGGGCAGTTCGCCGTCGGCCCGGACGACGTGCACTACGTCTGCATGCCGATGTTCCACGGCAACGCGGTGATCGCCGACTGGGCGCCCGCGCTGACGGCCGGCGCCGGCGTGGCGCTGCGGCGGCGGTTCTCGGCGTCCGGTTTCCTGGCGGACGTACGACGCCACCGCGCGACGTACTTCACCTATGTCGGACGGGCGATCCAGTACGTCCTGGCCACCGAGCCCGGCCCGGACGACCGGGACCACGCGCTGCGGCTGGGCTTCGGCACCGAGGCCGGAGCGGTCGACGCCGCCGCCTTCGAACGGCGGTTCGGGGTCCGGCTGGTGGAGGGGTACGGCTCCTCGGAGGGCGGGGCGGCGGTGCAGTGGTCGCCCGGCACTCCGCCGGGTGCCGTCGGCAGGGCGGGCGAGGGGCTCGTCGTCCTCGACCCGGAGACGTGCGAGGAGTGTCCGCGGGCCGTGTTCGACGCGGCGGGACGGCTGCTGAACGGCGACGCGGCGATCGGGGAGCTGGTCAACCGGGGCCCGAACCCCTTCGAGGGCTACTGGCGCAACCCGGCGGCGGAGGCGGAGCGGCGCCGGAAGGGCGGCGCGTACTGGACCGGCGACCTCTTCTACCGGGACCGCGAGGGCTTCCTCTACTTCGCGGGCCGCACGGACGACCGGCTGCGCGTCGACGGCGAGAACCTGGCCGCCGCGATGATCGAGAACATCCTCGCCCGGTACGAGGGGGCGGACGCCGTCGCCGTCTACGCCGTGCCGGACCCGGTGACCGGCGACCAGGTGATGGCGGCGCTGGCCGGGACGTTCGACCCGGCGGGCTTCGCCGGGTTCCTGCTCGCCCAGCCCGACCTGGGCACGAAGATGGCGCCCCGGTTCGTGCGGGTGGTGGAGCGGATGCCCGTCACCGCGACGAACAAGATCCACCGGGCGCTGCTGCGCCGCGAGGGGCCGCGCTGCGCCGACCCGGTGTGGTGGCGGCCGCCGGGGGAGTCCGCCTACCGGAGGCTGACGGCGGGGGAAGCCGAAGGGCCCCTCGTGTTCACGAGAGGCCCTTCATCTGTGCGCCGCCAGGGACTCGAACCCCGGACCCGCTGA
- a CDS encoding peptidoglycan-binding protein: MEPPVFEEFDPESDCDCPGCAAHRRVPRNSPSGPFNGFPSAHRALVVAAATAATAATAATTVTVAAPAAAAPQTPDRPGVPAGDEPKTPQGVRTPLYGPAGQPARPDGVAEPVITPPTTRADIIRRAKEWVSAQVPYSMRAYWSDGYRQDCSGFVSMAWGLPRNEWTSSLHQYGTRISKEELQPGDILLFHNPSDPEKGSHVVLFGGWTDYTHSNYIVYEQTRPAARSQATPYAYWSHSDRYIPYRYKGLGQAGQDAKAGQDAKGGRDAKGAGEQSGAMSGNPGANAGPNTGEGGDKPGGRQAALPAFPGRAAFGPGAVDKHITLLGRLLVERGAERFYASGPGPRWTAADGRATRAFQRAQGWRGPDADGLPGPRTWALLVTGRGRDITTRHVPPVPHIPPVPGPPAAHTPSAPRVPAYPGRAVFRPGAQDAYVTELGRQLVKKGFGRSYATGPGPRWGEADRRAVEAFQRAQGWRGGAADGYPGPETWRRLFS; this comes from the coding sequence ATGGAGCCTCCGGTGTTCGAGGAATTCGATCCCGAGAGCGACTGCGACTGCCCCGGGTGTGCGGCACACCGACGGGTGCCCCGGAATTCCCCGTCCGGCCCGTTCAACGGCTTCCCGTCCGCTCACCGCGCCCTGGTCGTGGCCGCCGCGACGGCCGCGACGGCCGCGACGGCCGCGACGACGGTGACGGTCGCGGCGCCCGCCGCCGCAGCTCCGCAGACCCCCGACCGTCCCGGCGTTCCCGCAGGTGACGAGCCCAAGACGCCTCAGGGGGTGAGGACCCCACTGTACGGTCCCGCGGGGCAGCCGGCGCGTCCCGACGGGGTGGCGGAACCGGTCATAACGCCTCCGACGACCCGCGCCGACATCATCAGACGGGCCAAGGAATGGGTTTCGGCGCAGGTGCCGTACAGCATGCGCGCCTACTGGTCTGACGGATACCGGCAGGACTGCTCCGGCTTCGTCTCCATGGCCTGGGGTCTGCCCCGGAACGAGTGGACGAGCAGTCTTCACCAGTACGGGACGAGGATTTCCAAGGAGGAACTCCAGCCCGGCGACATTCTGCTGTTCCACAATCCGTCCGACCCCGAGAAAGGCTCGCACGTCGTCCTCTTCGGCGGCTGGACGGACTACACGCACAGTAACTACATCGTGTACGAGCAGACCCGTCCCGCCGCTCGCAGCCAGGCCACTCCTTACGCCTACTGGAGCCATTCCGACCGCTACATCCCCTATCGCTACAAGGGCCTCGGTCAGGCAGGGCAGGACGCGAAGGCAGGGCAGGACGCGAAGGGCGGGCGGGACGCGAAGGGCGCCGGGGAGCAGTCCGGCGCCATGAGCGGGAACCCGGGCGCGAACGCGGGCCCGAACACGGGCGAAGGCGGGGACAAGCCCGGCGGGCGACAGGCCGCGCTGCCGGCGTTCCCGGGACGGGCGGCGTTCGGACCCGGCGCGGTCGACAAGCACATCACCCTGCTCGGCCGGCTCCTCGTCGAGCGCGGCGCCGAGCGCTTCTACGCGTCCGGACCCGGCCCGCGCTGGACGGCCGCCGACGGCAGGGCCACCCGGGCCTTCCAGCGGGCCCAGGGCTGGCGCGGCCCCGACGCCGACGGCCTGCCCGGCCCGCGGACCTGGGCACTGCTGGTCACCGGCAGGGGCAGGGACATCACGACCCGGCACGTCCCGCCGGTTCCGCACATCCCCCCGGTTCCGGGGCCACCCGCCGCTCACACCCCCTCGGCGCCGCGCGTCCCCGCCTATCCGGGCCGGGCCGTGTTCCGGCCCGGCGCGCAGGACGCGTATGTCACCGAGTTGGGGCGGCAGTTGGTGAAGAAGGGATTCGGCAGGTCCTACGCGACGGGCCCGGGACCGCGCTGGGGCGAGGCGGACCGGCGAGCGGTCGAGGCCTTCCAGCGCGCCCAGGGCTGGCGCGGCGGCGCGGCCGACGGCTACCCGGGCCCCGAGACCTGGCGGCGGCTCTTCTCGTAA
- a CDS encoding lytic polysaccharide monooxygenase auxiliary activity family 9 protein, with protein sequence MRKKTKWYAAALGLTTAGALVFTAGGASGHGYTDLPVSRQKLCQNGSVTGCGDIQWEPQSVEGPKGFPGSGPADGRICSGGNTRFAQLDRPRTPSGGAWPATRVNGGRSYAFRWQFTAMHATTGFAYYVTRQGWNQNHHLARSDLDLTPFLTVPYGGQRPPSTLSHSGTLPSGLSGRHMIVAVWTIADTANAFYACSDVAF encoded by the coding sequence ATGCGCAAAAAGACCAAGTGGTACGCCGCCGCGCTCGGGCTCACCACGGCGGGGGCCCTCGTGTTCACCGCCGGCGGCGCGAGCGGCCACGGCTACACCGACCTCCCCGTCAGCCGGCAGAAGCTCTGCCAGAACGGTTCCGTCACCGGCTGCGGCGACATCCAGTGGGAGCCGCAGAGCGTCGAGGGCCCGAAGGGCTTCCCGGGCTCGGGCCCGGCGGACGGCCGGATATGTTCCGGCGGCAACACCCGCTTCGCCCAGCTCGACCGTCCGCGGACGCCCTCGGGCGGGGCGTGGCCGGCCACCCGGGTGAACGGCGGCCGGAGCTACGCCTTCCGCTGGCAGTTCACCGCGATGCACGCCACGACCGGCTTCGCGTACTACGTCACCAGGCAGGGCTGGAACCAGAACCACCACCTGGCCCGCTCCGACCTCGACCTCACGCCGTTCCTGACCGTGCCCTACGGCGGTCAGCGGCCCCCGTCGACCCTCTCGCACAGCGGCACGCTGCCGTCCGGGCTCAGCGGACGGCACATGATCGTCGCCGTGTGGACGATCGCCGACACGGCCAACGCGTTCTACGCCTGCTCCGACGTCGCGTTCTGA
- the ehuD gene encoding ectoine/hydroxyectoine ABC transporter permease subunit EhuD: MNWDWNVVDDFMPRFWDGVLVTLQALAVGTLIAFALGLVWALAQRSGRVWVRWPVVAVTEFIRNTPLLVQLFFLFYVVPNFGLSMSPLTTGIVGLGLHYSTYTAEVYRAGIDGVPAGQWEAATALSLSKGRTWRVVILPQAIRRVVPPLGNYVIAMLKDSPMIATIGAFDMLGEAQTFSNETFTTEALTVVGVAFVVIAYPASLLIRALERRLVR; this comes from the coding sequence ATGAACTGGGACTGGAACGTCGTGGACGACTTCATGCCGCGCTTCTGGGACGGCGTGCTCGTCACCCTCCAGGCGCTGGCCGTCGGCACGCTGATCGCCTTCGCGCTGGGACTGGTGTGGGCGCTGGCCCAGCGGTCCGGGCGGGTGTGGGTGCGCTGGCCGGTCGTCGCGGTCACGGAGTTCATCCGCAACACCCCGCTGCTGGTGCAGCTGTTCTTCCTCTTCTACGTGGTGCCGAACTTCGGCCTCTCGATGTCGCCGCTCACCACCGGCATCGTCGGCCTCGGTCTGCACTACTCCACCTACACCGCCGAGGTCTACCGCGCGGGCATCGACGGCGTGCCCGCCGGCCAGTGGGAGGCGGCCACGGCGCTGAGCCTGTCCAAGGGCCGCACCTGGCGGGTGGTGATCCTCCCGCAGGCGATCCGCCGGGTCGTCCCGCCGCTGGGCAACTACGTCATCGCCATGCTCAAGGACTCTCCGATGATCGCGACGATCGGCGCCTTCGACATGCTCGGCGAGGCCCAGACCTTCAGCAACGAGACCTTCACCACGGAGGCGCTGACCGTCGTCGGCGTGGCGTTCGTCGTCATCGCCTACCCCGCCTCCCTTCTGATCCGAGCCCTGGAGCGACGCCTTGTCCGCTGA
- a CDS encoding SPFH domain-containing protein: MHTTTSPTPESEGPSRPARLIQNEATTEIPVHLLFRDEPEPWPVPLGPAVVAGRAGTGEQPRLRRPMTAKPRPGPQPDPELAERPARVLPGAVGVLAGVCGVTGCVAASWWAGVLPPLAVAALRLPGIARAGLGPAQWAAYAGAGTLALFGFGGLARGRTGRAWVLGLFGRYRGTVRRTGLLWVNPLLLRRRVDVRLRHWRSEPLFAADGSGVALRVVALVVWRVRDTARATLGVEDHETYLRECVEAALARIPVETPGAGRGSVEAAGEALTRLVAREAGVVGIEVFSVQPVRVEYAPEVAAAMHRRRIAALDAQHRATVLTSVVDSVEDTVTRLTMRGLVELDDYERKALVKDLTVAFCAGREQSP, encoded by the coding sequence ATGCACACGACCACTTCTCCCACACCCGAGTCCGAGGGGCCGTCCAGGCCCGCGCGGCTCATCCAGAACGAGGCGACCACCGAGATCCCCGTCCACCTGCTGTTCCGCGACGAGCCCGAGCCGTGGCCGGTGCCGCTCGGACCCGCCGTGGTGGCCGGCCGGGCGGGCACCGGGGAGCAACCGAGGCTGCGCCGGCCGATGACGGCGAAGCCCCGCCCCGGACCGCAGCCGGACCCCGAGCTGGCGGAGCGGCCGGCCAGGGTGCTGCCCGGCGCCGTGGGAGTGCTCGCCGGGGTCTGCGGCGTGACCGGCTGTGTGGCCGCCTCGTGGTGGGCCGGGGTCCTACCTCCGCTCGCGGTGGCGGCGCTGCGGCTGCCGGGGATCGCCCGTGCGGGCCTCGGTCCGGCGCAGTGGGCGGCGTACGCGGGCGCGGGCACGCTCGCCCTGTTCGGCTTCGGCGGTCTCGCCCGCGGCCGGACCGGGCGTGCCTGGGTGCTCGGCCTGTTCGGCCGCTACCGGGGCACGGTGCGGCGCACCGGGCTGCTGTGGGTGAACCCGCTGCTGCTGCGCCGCCGGGTGGACGTGCGGCTGCGGCACTGGCGCAGCGAGCCGTTGTTCGCCGCCGACGGCAGCGGGGTCGCGCTGCGGGTGGTGGCCCTGGTGGTGTGGCGGGTGCGGGACACGGCGCGGGCCACGCTGGGGGTGGAGGACCACGAGACGTATCTGCGTGAGTGCGTCGAGGCGGCCCTGGCGCGGATCCCGGTGGAGACGCCGGGCGCGGGCCGGGGCTCGGTGGAGGCGGCGGGGGAGGCGCTGACCCGGCTGGTCGCGCGGGAGGCGGGGGTGGTCGGCATCGAGGTGTTCTCGGTGCAGCCGGTCCGGGTGGAGTACGCCCCCGAGGTCGCCGCCGCGATGCACCGCCGCCGGATCGCCGCGCTCGACGCCCAGCACCGGGCCACCGTGCTGACCTCGGTCGTCGACTCGGTGGAGGACACAGTGACCCGGCTGACCATGCGCGGGCTCGTGGAACTGGACGACTACGAGCGCAAGGCGCTGGTGAAGGACCTGACCGTCGCCTTCTGCGCGGGCCGGGAACAGTCGCCCTGA
- the ehuA gene encoding ectoine/hydroxyectoine ABC transporter ATP-binding protein EhuA gives MDGSELIRFDKVTKRFGDHTVLDRLDFSVDSGKHVTLIGPSGSGKTTILRLLMTLATPDEGTIRVGGEYLTHEERDGRLVPAGEKHVREVRKNIGMVFQQFNLFPNMKVLRNITEAPVTVLGLSRDEAEQRARELLELVGLTEHIDKYPSQLSGGQQQRVAIARALAMRPQVLLLDEVTSALDPELVAGVLDVLRDIARTTDITMLCVTHEMGFARDISDQVLMFDSGRVIESGTPEKMFSDPEQDRTREFLSAVL, from the coding sequence GTGGACGGCAGTGAGCTGATCCGCTTCGACAAGGTCACCAAGCGGTTCGGCGACCACACCGTCCTCGACCGGCTCGACTTCTCCGTCGACTCCGGCAAGCACGTCACGCTGATCGGCCCGTCGGGCTCCGGCAAGACGACGATCCTGCGGCTGCTGATGACCCTGGCCACGCCCGACGAGGGCACCATCCGGGTGGGCGGCGAGTACCTGACCCACGAGGAACGCGACGGCAGACTCGTCCCGGCCGGCGAGAAGCACGTCCGCGAGGTCCGCAAGAACATCGGGATGGTCTTCCAGCAGTTCAACCTCTTCCCGAACATGAAGGTGCTGCGCAACATCACGGAGGCGCCCGTCACCGTCCTCGGCCTGTCCCGGGACGAGGCCGAGCAGCGGGCGCGCGAGCTGCTCGAACTCGTCGGCCTGACCGAGCACATCGACAAGTACCCGAGCCAGCTGTCCGGCGGCCAGCAGCAGCGGGTGGCGATCGCGCGGGCGCTGGCGATGCGGCCGCAGGTCCTGCTGCTGGACGAGGTGACCTCCGCGCTCGACCCGGAGCTGGTCGCCGGCGTCCTGGACGTGCTGCGGGACATCGCCCGCACCACCGACATCACGATGCTCTGCGTGACCCACGAGATGGGCTTCGCCCGGGACATCTCGGACCAGGTGCTGATGTTCGACTCGGGCCGGGTCATCGAGTCGGGCACGCCGGAGAAGATGTTCAGCGACCCGGAGCAGGACCGGACACGGGAGTTCCTCAGCGCCGTGCTGTGA
- a CDS encoding IclR family transcriptional regulator yields MALKHEPTAPYHSTQHALRVLESVARHPTGITDSRLARLTGLSPERLTTLLRMLRREGYVEQLADGVYVTGDALTRLGSAQDHDQALRARLQHTLDRLRDSVGAAVYISRYVDGEVTITQYADGPATPSVNEWFDFRRSAHATALGKSLLGQLDHNGRRDHLSRHKMARLTSRTITSDRLLLSRLEAQAPTVPVLDLQEYAVGTVCAAVPITAGSTAGCLALSLPVAHAHRLRQAAETLNRNAAPVLLSLAI; encoded by the coding sequence GTGGCGCTGAAACACGAGCCGACCGCGCCGTACCACTCGACCCAGCACGCCCTGCGCGTCCTGGAGAGCGTGGCACGGCACCCCACCGGAATCACCGACAGCCGACTCGCCCGCCTGACCGGCCTCAGCCCGGAGCGCCTGACCACGCTCCTGCGGATGCTCCGCCGCGAGGGATACGTCGAGCAACTCGCCGACGGGGTGTACGTGACCGGTGACGCCCTCACCCGCCTCGGCTCCGCGCAGGACCACGACCAGGCCCTGCGCGCGAGGCTCCAGCACACCCTCGACCGGCTGCGCGACTCCGTCGGCGCGGCCGTCTACATCAGCCGGTACGTCGACGGCGAGGTCACCATCACCCAGTACGCGGACGGCCCCGCCACCCCGTCCGTCAACGAGTGGTTCGACTTCCGCCGCTCCGCGCACGCCACCGCGCTCGGCAAGAGCCTGCTCGGCCAGCTCGACCACAACGGCCGCCGCGACCACCTCTCCCGGCACAAGATGGCCCGGCTCACCTCGCGCACCATCACCAGCGACAGGCTGCTGCTGTCCCGTCTGGAGGCCCAGGCGCCCACCGTCCCGGTGCTCGACCTCCAGGAGTACGCGGTCGGCACGGTCTGCGCGGCCGTCCCGATCACCGCCGGCTCCACGGCGGGCTGTCTGGCCCTCTCCCTGCCCGTCGCCCACGCCCACCGGCTCCGCCAGGCCGCCGAGACCCTGAACAGGAACGCGGCGCCGGTCCTGCTGTCGCTGGCCATCTGA
- a CDS encoding DUF3592 domain-containing protein, translating into METFFYVVPSIVIAVMLFLAYKTLGRTRQVRAAWDSGVTAEGRCLRTYTRTSGGGGDTSVSTTLHHVYEFTTRDGRAYRFDEGGGPGTVIEGDIVTVFYAPDHPEGATAQRPNRGRLAAGTGCLLALCAVFIAFCIGFMVFAHTFFSEADSMMP; encoded by the coding sequence ATGGAAACGTTCTTCTATGTCGTGCCGAGCATCGTGATCGCCGTCATGCTCTTCCTCGCGTACAAGACCCTCGGCCGGACCCGGCAGGTCAGAGCGGCCTGGGACAGCGGGGTCACGGCCGAGGGCCGTTGTCTGCGGACCTACACGCGCACCAGCGGCGGGGGCGGCGACACCTCGGTGAGCACCACCCTGCACCACGTCTACGAGTTCACGACGAGGGACGGCCGCGCCTACCGCTTCGACGAGGGCGGCGGTCCGGGCACCGTCATCGAAGGTGACATCGTCACCGTCTTCTACGCGCCGGACCACCCGGAGGGGGCCACGGCCCAACGGCCGAACCGGGGGAGGCTCGCCGCGGGCACCGGCTGTCTGCTGGCCCTCTGCGCCGTGTTCATCGCCTTCTGCATCGGCTTCATGGTCTTCGCCCACACCTTCTTCTCCGAGGCGGACAGCATGATGCCCTGA
- the ehuB gene encoding ectoine/hydroxyectoine ABC transporter substrate-binding protein EhuB: MARPQAHRSGTGPRPHRGPSRRSLLVAAVSLSAAAGLGAAGCSRVPDDGKVLGGSLLDALREQGSVKIGIASEPPFGYVGDDGQATGEAPAIAKVIFKRLGIDEVKPVPVDFGALIPGLKARQFDVVSAGMYINPVRCEQVLFADPDYLMLDSFIVRKGNPHGIKTYDDVKKKGLKLASGKAYAQIDYAKAAGIGDVLVLPDQVAGLDAVAQGRVDAFAGTRITVKSAVESSGRVSATEPFQPVVDGEPAYGAGGFAFRQSEKNFRDAFNEELLKLKKDDYRELLRIVGPFGFEKADMTDLTAKELCG; this comes from the coding sequence ATGGCTCGACCACAAGCACACAGATCAGGAACCGGCCCCCGACCCCACAGAGGACCCAGCCGCCGTTCGCTGCTCGTCGCGGCGGTGTCGCTGAGCGCCGCGGCGGGTCTGGGGGCGGCCGGCTGCAGTCGCGTCCCGGACGACGGAAAGGTTCTCGGGGGCAGCCTTCTGGACGCCTTGCGGGAGCAGGGGTCCGTGAAGATCGGCATCGCGAGCGAGCCGCCCTTCGGGTACGTCGGGGACGACGGGCAGGCCACCGGGGAGGCGCCCGCGATCGCGAAGGTGATCTTCAAGCGGCTCGGCATCGACGAGGTGAAGCCGGTCCCGGTGGACTTCGGCGCCCTCATACCGGGACTCAAGGCCCGGCAGTTCGATGTGGTGTCCGCCGGGATGTACATCAACCCGGTCCGGTGCGAGCAGGTGCTGTTCGCCGACCCTGACTATCTGATGCTGGACTCCTTCATCGTCCGCAAGGGCAATCCGCACGGCATCAAGACGTACGACGACGTCAAGAAGAAGGGGCTCAAGCTCGCCTCCGGGAAGGCGTACGCCCAGATCGACTACGCCAAGGCCGCGGGCATCGGCGACGTGCTGGTGCTGCCGGACCAGGTGGCCGGTCTGGACGCGGTCGCCCAGGGCCGGGTGGACGCCTTCGCGGGCACCCGCATCACGGTGAAGTCGGCGGTGGAGAGCTCCGGACGGGTCTCCGCGACCGAGCCGTTCCAGCCAGTGGTGGACGGCGAACCGGCATACGGCGCGGGCGGCTTCGCCTTCCGGCAGTCCGAGAAGAACTTCCGTGACGCGTTCAACGAGGAGCTGCTGAAGCTCAAGAAGGACGACTACCGGGAACTCCTGCGGATCGTCGGCCCCTTCGGCTTCGAGAAGGCCGACATGACGGACCTCACGGCGAAGGAGCTGTGCGGCTGA
- a CDS encoding class F sortase: MSDRERDRDRDRDRHRDHDRDRERGRASGRVLTGLAWAVLLLGLWLWGREVTEVRPGGSVPAASDMAAAGRPPVPLPPAAAPLGQALPRRVDIPVLGVQAPVVARGLDGNGAVDPPPFDQAGVVGWYAGGAKPGARGAALLVGHVDTETRPAVFYKLSTLRGGEKVRVVRDDGKVAEFTVDDVEVVRRDRFDARLAYGVRRAGRAELRLVTCGGVFDRASHSYTANVIVSAYLTGTSA; the protein is encoded by the coding sequence GTGTCCGACCGCGAACGTGACCGCGACCGGGACCGCGACCGCCATCGAGATCATGACCGCGACCGTGAGCGCGGGCGTGCTTCCGGCCGCGTGCTGACCGGTCTGGCCTGGGCGGTGCTGCTGCTCGGGCTGTGGTTGTGGGGGCGCGAGGTGACCGAGGTGCGGCCCGGCGGATCCGTCCCCGCCGCCAGCGACATGGCCGCGGCCGGCCGGCCGCCGGTCCCGCTCCCACCGGCCGCAGCGCCGTTGGGACAGGCGCTGCCGCGCCGCGTCGACATCCCCGTGCTGGGCGTGCAGGCCCCGGTCGTCGCCCGCGGCCTCGACGGGAACGGGGCCGTCGACCCGCCGCCCTTCGACCAGGCGGGCGTCGTCGGCTGGTACGCCGGCGGCGCGAAACCCGGTGCGCGGGGCGCCGCCCTGCTGGTGGGGCACGTCGACACCGAGACCCGGCCCGCCGTCTTCTACAAGCTGAGCACGCTCAGGGGCGGCGAGAAGGTTCGCGTGGTCCGGGACGACGGGAAGGTCGCCGAGTTCACCGTCGACGACGTCGAGGTCGTCCGGCGCGACCGCTTCGACGCCCGGCTGGCCTACGGCGTCCGCCGGGCGGGCCGCGCCGAACTGCGCCTCGTCACCTGTGGCGGCGTCTTCGACCGGGCCAGCCACAGCTACACGGCCAACGTGATCGTGTCGGCGTACCTGACCGGCACGAGCGCGTGA
- the ehuC gene encoding ectoine/hydroxyectoine ABC transporter permease subunit EhuC → MMSSEFFTTWFLPGIWVTVQVTVYAAALGAAVSFAIGLARGSRYWIVRFVAGIYFEVFRGMSALVLMFWMFFALPLFGWQLVPMWAGVSALGLTYGAYGSEIVRGSLAAVAPAQKEAGVALNFTRLQRLRLIELPQAWPEMVPPFNNLLIELLKGTALVSVITVADMTFAGNLVRLGTNETTPVYTLLLVLYFVLAFLITRGMRLLERRAKAGVGQLPEKPGGTTRTAGGTTRTSGGSTRTSDARGEHLPAGSRSAAGGTA, encoded by the coding sequence ATGATGAGTTCCGAGTTCTTCACCACCTGGTTCCTGCCGGGCATCTGGGTCACCGTCCAGGTGACGGTGTACGCGGCGGCCCTCGGCGCGGCCGTCTCGTTCGCGATCGGACTGGCCCGCGGTTCGCGGTACTGGATCGTCCGCTTTGTCGCCGGGATCTACTTCGAGGTCTTCCGGGGCATGTCGGCGCTGGTGCTGATGTTCTGGATGTTCTTCGCGCTGCCCCTGTTCGGCTGGCAGCTGGTGCCCATGTGGGCCGGCGTCAGCGCGCTCGGCCTGACCTACGGAGCCTACGGCTCCGAGATCGTCCGCGGGTCCCTGGCCGCCGTCGCCCCGGCGCAGAAGGAGGCGGGCGTCGCGCTCAACTTCACCCGGCTGCAGCGGCTGCGCCTGATCGAACTGCCCCAGGCCTGGCCCGAGATGGTCCCGCCCTTCAACAACCTGCTGATCGAGCTGCTGAAGGGCACCGCCCTGGTCTCGGTCATCACCGTGGCCGACATGACGTTCGCCGGCAACCTGGTCCGGCTGGGCACCAACGAGACCACCCCGGTCTACACCCTGCTGCTGGTCCTGTACTTCGTCCTCGCGTTCCTCATCACCCGCGGCATGCGGCTGCTGGAGCGCAGGGCCAAGGCGGGGGTCGGGCAGCTGCCCGAGAAGCCCGGCGGGACCACCCGCACGGCCGGTGGAACGACCCGAACATCCGGCGGGAGCACCCGCACGTCCGACGCCCGCGGTGAACACCTGCCCGCCGGTTCGCGGTCCGCGGCAGGAGGCACGGCATGA